Proteins from a genomic interval of Hemicordylus capensis ecotype Gifberg chromosome 14, rHemCap1.1.pri, whole genome shotgun sequence:
- the LOC128337356 gene encoding solute carrier family 22 member 6-A-like isoform X1, whose product MAFAELLEQVGGMGRFQIIHTVLLTIPILLMASHNLLQNFTAAIPDHHCRIHINTNGSGYPNATHQLGASDLLRLGIPLDGKQRLEKCRRFVDTQWHLLGRNTTAANMTQMDTELCTDGWVYDHSVYTATIITEWDLVCNLRKLREVAQSIYMAGVLFGALVLGGLSDRFGRKALVLWSFLQMSVTGTCAAFSPNYISYCVFRFLSGMALSGFGLSIACLIVEWIPTRYRTITIAMTGFSYTLGQILLAGLAYSIRDWRWLQLAVSAPFFLFLFYSWWFAESARWLILAGKAGRAVKVLQRVARVNGKEEAGSGITTEILLSNMENELSTIKSSYTISDLVRTPAIRHIFFCLSMVWFSVSFSYYGLAMDLQNFGVSIYLIQVIFGAVDFPAKVVVTITMSYIGRRFSLASFLIVAGLVIIANIFVPTELQTVRTALAVIGKGCLSAAFNCTFLFTTELYPTPIRQTGLGFGSTMARVGGIVAPLAKMLEDYYSVLPPVVYGVVPILSGITACFLPETLNVALPDTIEEVESRSRKKKEEATAAAHEKILLQSQEIEKALFKEAC is encoded by the exons ATGGCTTTTGCCGAATTACTTGAGCAGGTGGGTGGGATGGGACGCTTCCAGATCATCCACACAGTACTGCTCACCATCCCCATCCTCCTGATGGCCAGCCACAACCTTCTCCAAAATTTCACAGCGGCCATCCCAGATCATCACTGCCGGATCCATATCAACACCAATGGAAGCGGGTACCCAAATGCGACGCATCAACTCGGAGCCAGCGATCTTCTCAGGCTTGGAATCCCCCTGGATGGCAAACAGCGGCTAGAAAAGTGTCGGCGTTTTGTAGACACCCAATGGCATCTCCTTGGCCGCAACACGACGGCAGCAAACATGACCCAGATGGACACGGAGCTTTGCACTGATGGATGGGTGTACGACCACTCGGTGTATACTGCTACCATCATCACAGAG TGGGATCTGGTCTGCAACCTGCGGAAACTCCGGGAAGTGGCCCAGTCGATCTATATGGCCGGTGTGCTGTTTGGAGCCCTGGTTCTTGGAGGGCTGTCTGACAG GTTTGGTCGCAAAGCTCTCGTCCTTTGGTCTTTCCTGCAAATGTCCGTGACGGGGACCTGTGCAGCCTTTTCCCCCAACTACATCTCCTACTGCGTCTTCCGGTTTCTGAGTGGTATGGCCCTCTCCGGATTCGGCCTCAGCATCGCCTGCCTGA ttgtgGAATGGATTCCCACACGGTACCGCACCATCACGATTGCCATGACGGGCTTTTCGTACACGCTGGGCCAGATTCTCCTGGCTGGTTTGGCCTACAGCATCCGGGACTGGCGTTGGCTGCAGTTGGCGGTATCGGCgccattcttcctcttcctcttttacTCCTG GTGGTTTGCGGAGTCGGCTCGCTGGCTCATCCTGGCCGGAAAGGCCGGGAGGGCCGTCAAGGTCCTCCAGAGGGTTGCACGGGTCAATGGAAAGGAGGAAGCTGGAAGTGGGATCACCACTGAG ATCCTGCTTTCCAACATGgagaatgagctgtccactatcaAGTCCTCTTACACCATTTCTGACTTAGTTCGCACACCAGCGATCCGCCATATATTCTTTTGCCTCTCCATGGTGTG GTTCTCCGTCAGCTTCTCCTACTATGGGCTGGCTATGGACCTCCAGAACTTTGGGGTCAGCATCTACCTCATCCAGGTGATCTTTGGAGCGGTCGACTTCCCTGCCAAGGTGGTTGTGACCATAACCATGAGCTATATCGGGCGGAGGTTCAGCCTGGCCTCGTTCCTCATTGTCGCCGGCCTTGTCATCATTGCCAACATCTTTGTGCCTACAG AACTGCAGACAGTTCGGACGGCATTGGCTGTTATCGGGAAGGGTTGCCTTTCAGCGGCCTTCAACTGCACCTTTCTCTTCACGACAGAGCTCTACCCAACACCCATCAG gcAAACCGGGCTCGGCTTTGGCAGCACAATGGCCCGCGTGGGAGGCATCGTCGCCCCTCTGGCCAAGATGCTGGAAGACTACTACAGTGTCTTGCCTCCAGTGGTGTATGGGGTGGTTCCGATCCTTTCGGGCATCACCGCCTGTTTTCTGCCGGAGACTCTGAACGTCGCACTGCCGGATACCATTGAAGAAGTAGAGAGCAG GTCCAGGAAAAAGAAGGAGGAAGCAACAGCCGCTGCCCATGAAAAGATCCTGCTTCAGAGCCAAGAGATTGAGAAAGCCTTATTCAAAGAGGCCTGTTGA
- the LOC128337356 gene encoding solute carrier family 22 member 6-A-like isoform X2 — protein MAGVLFGALVLGGLSDRFGRKALVLWSFLQMSVTGTCAAFSPNYISYCVFRFLSGMALSGFGLSIACLIVEWIPTRYRTITIAMTGFSYTLGQILLAGLAYSIRDWRWLQLAVSAPFFLFLFYSWWFAESARWLILAGKAGRAVKVLQRVARVNGKEEAGSGITTEILLSNMENELSTIKSSYTISDLVRTPAIRHIFFCLSMVWFSVSFSYYGLAMDLQNFGVSIYLIQVIFGAVDFPAKVVVTITMSYIGRRFSLASFLIVAGLVIIANIFVPTELQTVRTALAVIGKGCLSAAFNCTFLFTTELYPTPIRQTGLGFGSTMARVGGIVAPLAKMLEDYYSVLPPVVYGVVPILSGITACFLPETLNVALPDTIEEVESRSRKKKEEATAAAHEKILLQSQEIEKALFKEAC, from the exons ATGGCCGGTGTGCTGTTTGGAGCCCTGGTTCTTGGAGGGCTGTCTGACAG GTTTGGTCGCAAAGCTCTCGTCCTTTGGTCTTTCCTGCAAATGTCCGTGACGGGGACCTGTGCAGCCTTTTCCCCCAACTACATCTCCTACTGCGTCTTCCGGTTTCTGAGTGGTATGGCCCTCTCCGGATTCGGCCTCAGCATCGCCTGCCTGA ttgtgGAATGGATTCCCACACGGTACCGCACCATCACGATTGCCATGACGGGCTTTTCGTACACGCTGGGCCAGATTCTCCTGGCTGGTTTGGCCTACAGCATCCGGGACTGGCGTTGGCTGCAGTTGGCGGTATCGGCgccattcttcctcttcctcttttacTCCTG GTGGTTTGCGGAGTCGGCTCGCTGGCTCATCCTGGCCGGAAAGGCCGGGAGGGCCGTCAAGGTCCTCCAGAGGGTTGCACGGGTCAATGGAAAGGAGGAAGCTGGAAGTGGGATCACCACTGAG ATCCTGCTTTCCAACATGgagaatgagctgtccactatcaAGTCCTCTTACACCATTTCTGACTTAGTTCGCACACCAGCGATCCGCCATATATTCTTTTGCCTCTCCATGGTGTG GTTCTCCGTCAGCTTCTCCTACTATGGGCTGGCTATGGACCTCCAGAACTTTGGGGTCAGCATCTACCTCATCCAGGTGATCTTTGGAGCGGTCGACTTCCCTGCCAAGGTGGTTGTGACCATAACCATGAGCTATATCGGGCGGAGGTTCAGCCTGGCCTCGTTCCTCATTGTCGCCGGCCTTGTCATCATTGCCAACATCTTTGTGCCTACAG AACTGCAGACAGTTCGGACGGCATTGGCTGTTATCGGGAAGGGTTGCCTTTCAGCGGCCTTCAACTGCACCTTTCTCTTCACGACAGAGCTCTACCCAACACCCATCAG gcAAACCGGGCTCGGCTTTGGCAGCACAATGGCCCGCGTGGGAGGCATCGTCGCCCCTCTGGCCAAGATGCTGGAAGACTACTACAGTGTCTTGCCTCCAGTGGTGTATGGGGTGGTTCCGATCCTTTCGGGCATCACCGCCTGTTTTCTGCCGGAGACTCTGAACGTCGCACTGCCGGATACCATTGAAGAAGTAGAGAGCAG GTCCAGGAAAAAGAAGGAGGAAGCAACAGCCGCTGCCCATGAAAAGATCCTGCTTCAGAGCCAAGAGATTGAGAAAGCCTTATTCAAAGAGGCCTGTTGA